One Pagrus major chromosome 15, Pma_NU_1.0 DNA window includes the following coding sequences:
- the LOC141009880 gene encoding RING finger protein 122-like isoform X1 has protein sequence MRPVPWCKGCLCDLRLQSVDPHCKMTSEELFHLPLNVYVIILGIGLFILMLSLIFCCYLFRYKAELRRQGAREQYGYNEVVLKGAGKKLSLLGQTCAVCLEEFRSRDELGVCPCSHAFHKKCLLKWLEIRSVCPMCNKPICRLQPDPPQAPERPQSLLEV, from the exons gGTGTCTGTGTGACCTTAGATTGCAGAGCGTCGACCCCCACTGCAAGATGACATCTGAAGAGCTCTTCCACCTGCCGCTCAACGTCTATGTCATCATCCTGGGCATCGGCCTCTTCATCCTCATGCTCAGCCTCATCTTCTGCTGCTACCTGTTTAGGTACAAAGCTGA GCTCAGGCGACAGGGTGCAAGAGAGCAGTACGGCTACAACGAG GTTGTTTTGAAAGGAGCGGGGAAGAAACTCAGCCTGCTTGGT CAAACATGTGCGGTGTGTTTAGAAGAGTTTCGCAGCCGGGACGAGCTTGGAGTGTGCCCGTGTTCCCATGCTTTTCACAAGAA GTGTTTGCTCAAATGGTTAGAGATCCGCAGCGTCTGCCCGATGTGCAACAAGCCTATTTGTCGCCTCCAACCTGACCCCCCACAAGCACCTGAGCGGCCACAGAGTCTCCTGGAGGTCTGA
- the LOC141009880 gene encoding RING finger protein 122-like isoform X2 produces the protein MRPVPWCKGCLCDLRLQSVDPHCKMTSEELFHLPLNVYVIILGIGLFILMLSLIFCCYLFRLRRQGAREQYGYNEVVLKGAGKKLSLLGQTCAVCLEEFRSRDELGVCPCSHAFHKKCLLKWLEIRSVCPMCNKPICRLQPDPPQAPERPQSLLEV, from the exons gGTGTCTGTGTGACCTTAGATTGCAGAGCGTCGACCCCCACTGCAAGATGACATCTGAAGAGCTCTTCCACCTGCCGCTCAACGTCTATGTCATCATCCTGGGCATCGGCCTCTTCATCCTCATGCTCAGCCTCATCTTCTGCTGCTACCTGTTTAG GCTCAGGCGACAGGGTGCAAGAGAGCAGTACGGCTACAACGAG GTTGTTTTGAAAGGAGCGGGGAAGAAACTCAGCCTGCTTGGT CAAACATGTGCGGTGTGTTTAGAAGAGTTTCGCAGCCGGGACGAGCTTGGAGTGTGCCCGTGTTCCCATGCTTTTCACAAGAA GTGTTTGCTCAAATGGTTAGAGATCCGCAGCGTCTGCCCGATGTGCAACAAGCCTATTTGTCGCCTCCAACCTGACCCCCCACAAGCACCTGAGCGGCCACAGAGTCTCCTGGAGGTCTGA
- the LOC141009880 gene encoding RING finger protein 122-like isoform X4 translates to MTSEELFHLPLNVYVIILGIGLFILMLSLIFCCYLFRLRRQGAREQYGYNEVVLKGAGKKLSLLGQTCAVCLEEFRSRDELGVCPCSHAFHKKCLLKWLEIRSVCPMCNKPICRLQPDPPQAPERPQSLLEV, encoded by the exons ATGACATCTGAAGAGCTCTTCCACCTGCCGCTCAACGTCTATGTCATCATCCTGGGCATCGGCCTCTTCATCCTCATGCTCAGCCTCATCTTCTGCTGCTACCTGTTTAG GCTCAGGCGACAGGGTGCAAGAGAGCAGTACGGCTACAACGAG GTTGTTTTGAAAGGAGCGGGGAAGAAACTCAGCCTGCTTGGT CAAACATGTGCGGTGTGTTTAGAAGAGTTTCGCAGCCGGGACGAGCTTGGAGTGTGCCCGTGTTCCCATGCTTTTCACAAGAA GTGTTTGCTCAAATGGTTAGAGATCCGCAGCGTCTGCCCGATGTGCAACAAGCCTATTTGTCGCCTCCAACCTGACCCCCCACAAGCACCTGAGCGGCCACAGAGTCTCCTGGAGGTCTGA
- the LOC141009880 gene encoding RING finger protein 122-like isoform X3: MTSEELFHLPLNVYVIILGIGLFILMLSLIFCCYLFRYKAELRRQGAREQYGYNEVVLKGAGKKLSLLGQTCAVCLEEFRSRDELGVCPCSHAFHKKCLLKWLEIRSVCPMCNKPICRLQPDPPQAPERPQSLLEV; this comes from the exons ATGACATCTGAAGAGCTCTTCCACCTGCCGCTCAACGTCTATGTCATCATCCTGGGCATCGGCCTCTTCATCCTCATGCTCAGCCTCATCTTCTGCTGCTACCTGTTTAGGTACAAAGCTGA GCTCAGGCGACAGGGTGCAAGAGAGCAGTACGGCTACAACGAG GTTGTTTTGAAAGGAGCGGGGAAGAAACTCAGCCTGCTTGGT CAAACATGTGCGGTGTGTTTAGAAGAGTTTCGCAGCCGGGACGAGCTTGGAGTGTGCCCGTGTTCCCATGCTTTTCACAAGAA GTGTTTGCTCAAATGGTTAGAGATCCGCAGCGTCTGCCCGATGTGCAACAAGCCTATTTGTCGCCTCCAACCTGACCCCCCACAAGCACCTGAGCGGCCACAGAGTCTCCTGGAGGTCTGA